One Cannabis sativa cultivar Pink pepper isolate KNU-18-1 unplaced genomic scaffold, ASM2916894v1 Contig4, whole genome shotgun sequence DNA segment encodes these proteins:
- the LOC133033359 gene encoding phosphate transporter PHO1 homolog 3-like, whose translation MKFGKEFTSQMVPEWQEAYMDYNFLKTILKDIQNMRQKNKPPPAAMGLNRRPTLYRAFSGLMNRQFSTRRYSPTSSTIPGNDIESQAILVNSTREDGSHGYHTTFLMASEEGGEYELVYFRRLDEEFNKVDKFYKSKVEEVMKEASMLNKQMDALIAFRIKVENPPGVFDRSVEMTRLASDIASSAAVLAATTPRNIRASRKVNVMDAIEEAGSNNLQEPSEENSGDDEKDEKEKRSANIVNQRVEAQTPRNVRRTRPAPLEILDHVTMNQTQETPRSTIKGVLKVPKQTELTFNRENLRKVEEQLKKAFVEFYQKLRLLKSFSFLNTLAFSKIMKKYDKITSRDASKSYMKTVDQSYLGSSDEVTKLMERVEATYIKHFSNANRSKGMSILRPKAKRETHRISFTTGFFFGCTVALILALILIIRTRKIMDQPGRAQYMEIMFPLYMFFAFIVLHMVMYAANVFFWRKYRVNYPFIFGFKPGTELGYRDVMLPAFVLSALALGCVLSNLDMQMDPRTLDYKALTELLPLLLLVVVTVIMICPLNIVYRSSRYFFLTCLFHGLLAPLYKVTLPDFFLADQLTSQVQALRSIQFYICYYGWGDYKHRETTCKDNSVYKIFLFLVAAVPYMSRLLQCLRRLYEEKDPMQGYNGIKYFLTIVAVSVRTALSLNQASVSWKVAAWVFSVLAAIVSTYWDLVFDWGLLQRNSKNRWLRDKLLVPHNSVYFVAIGMNVLLRFAWLQTVLNFKVNFLHRQTLIAIVALLEIVRRGIWNFFRLENEHLNNVGKYRAFKSVPLPFNYDEDEDKDE comes from the exons ATGAAGTTCGGGAAGGAATTTACGAGCCAAATGGTGCCGGAATGGCAAGAAGCATACATGGACTATAATTTTCTGAAAACCATTTTGAAAGATATCCAAAATATGAGACAGAAAAACAAGCCACCGCCAGCAGCGATGGGGCTTAATCGGAGGCCAACCCTTTACAGAGCCTTTAGTGGTCTGATGAACAGACAGTTCAGCACGCGCCGGTACTCGCCAACGTCGAGCACCATCCCGGGAAACGACATTGAAAGTCAAGCCATTCTGGTTAACTCAACCAGAGAAGATGGCTCCCATGGTTACCATACAACGTTTCTCATGGCATCAGAGGAAGGAGGAGAGTACGAGCTGGTATACTTCCGGAGGCTGGACGAGGAGTTTAACAAGGTGGACAAGTTTTATAAGTCTAAAGTGGAGGAGGTGATGAAGGAAGCTTCTATGCTCAACAAGCAAATGGATGCTTTGATCGCTTTTCGAATTAAAGTTGAGAATCCCCCCGGCGTGTTCGACAGATCTGTGGAGATGACTCGTCTGGCTTCTGATATTGCTTCTTCGGCTGCAGTTTTGGCAGCCACCACTCCTAGAAACATTCGAGCTAGTA GAAAAGTTAATGTCATGGATGCAATCGAAGAGGCAGGATCAAACAACCTTCAGGAGCCTTCTGAAGAAAATAGTGGAGACGATGAAAAAGATGAGAAAGAGAAGAGGAGTGCAAACATTGTGAACCAAAGAGTTGAAGCTCAGACACCAAGGAATGTTAGGAGAACTAGACCAGCTCCGTTGGAAATTCTAGATCATGTGACAATGAATCAAACGCAGGAGACTCCTCGTTCCACCATTAAAGGCGTTCTCAAGGTTCCTAAGCAGACAGAGCTGACCTTCAACAGGGAAAATCTTAGAAAAGTTGAAGAACAACTTAAGAAAGCTTTCGTTGAGTTTTACCAGAAGCTTAGACTTCTAAAGAGTTTTAG CTTCTTGAATACCTTGGCATTCTCAAAGATCATGAAGAAGTATGATAAG ATTACTTCAAGAGATGCATCAAAATCTTACATGAAAACGGTGGACCAGTCATACCTTGGCAGTTCTGATGAG GTTACCAAGCTTATGGAGAGGGTAGAAGCTACATATATCAAGCATTTCTCCAATGCAAACCGCAGTAAAGGGATGTCCATCTTAAGGCCAAAAGCGAAAAGAGAAACGCACAGAATATCATTTACGACTG GTTTCTTTTTTGGCTGCACAGTTGCTCTCATATTAGCCCTTATTTTGATCATTCGTACTCGAAAAATCATGGACCAGCCAGGGAGAGCTCAGTACATGGAAATCATGTTTCCCTTATACAT GTTCTTTGCGTTTATTGTGTTGCACATGGTTATGTATGCTGCGAATGTGTTCTTTTGGAGGAAATACAGAGTTAACTACCCCTTCATTTTTGGGTTCAAACCAGGAACAGAATTAGGCTACAGAGATGTTATGCTTCCAGCCTTCGTTTTATCTGCTTTAGCACTCGGCTGTGTTCTTTCAAATCTTGACATGCAAATGGACCCAAGAACTCTAGATTACAAAGCTCTAACTGAGCTTCTCCCACTTCTGTTGCTTGTG gTTGTTACTGTGATTATGATATGCCCTTTGAACATTGTCTATCGCTCAAGTCGATACTTTTTCCTCACCTGCTTGTTCCACGGACTCCTTGCTCCTCTCTACAAG GTAACACTCCCAGATTTCTTCTTGGCTGATCAGTTAACGAGCCAAGTTCAAGCTTTGAGAAGTATCCAATTTTACATTTGCTACTACGGTTGGGGTGACTACAAACACAGAGAAACAACTTGCAAAGACAACAGTGTATacaaaatttttctttttcttgttgCTGCTGTCCCATACATGTCTCGCCTGCTTCAG tGCCTTCGTCGTTTGTACGAAGAGAAGGACCCAATGCAAGGTTACAATGGTATTAAATACTTCTTGACAATCGTGGCTGTAAGTGTCAGAACAGCTCTTAGTCTCAACCAGGCATCTGTTAGTTGGAAAGTTGCTGCTTGGGTATTCTCAGTCTTGGCGGCCATTGTTTCAACTTACTGGGACTTGGTCTTCGACTGGGGCCTTCTTCAGCGTAACTCTAAGAATCGATGGTTGAGAGACAAGCTTTTGGTCCCACACAACAGTGTATATTTTGTAGCTATT GGCATGAATGTCTTGCTTAGATTTGCTTGGCTGCAAACTGTGCTCAATTTCAAAGTCAATTTCTTGCATAGACAAACCTTAATAGCCATTGTTGCTTTGCTGGAGATCGTCCGTCGTGGCATTTGGAATTTCTTTAG GTTGGAGAATGAGCATTTGAACAACGTGGGCAAGTACAGGGCATTCAAATCTGTACCATTACCATTCAACTATGATGAAGACGAGGACAAAGATGAGTAG